gtcttttgATACGAAGACATTTTATGCTTCTTTTGGATGAACAGGACCTTGTGGGAGCTGATGACACAAATAAGTAATGTGGCTGTCAATGCAAAGgggttaaaataatatatttattttgaaaatagtgctatttacttgaaatatataattatattactgtACCTGTCAGATTGTGTTGGTTCATTGGATGAATCAGGTGCAGTAGTTTGGTCAGTTGTTTTTATAACGTGTTTCTCAGAAGAATCTAAAGTATCTGACACCATGTTTAGTTCATCATCTGCCTCGGTCTCTTCATCTCGTGCTCTCCCTTTACATCTTTTAATCTTTTTCTCCTGTTCTTCTTCATCTAATCGTTTTCTTTCAGCCTGGTACAGATGTCTCAGATGCTCGGGATAGTTCTCCTCTAACTGGACTTTTGATGCTTGCTTTTTCTTCCTCTCTTTACGAAGAAGTTTGTTGTATTCATGCCTTACTTTCTCCTTCCTTTTGAAGGCAAACCCCTGACCTGAGGAAGCATGAGACAAAGATGAGATTCAAACAGAATACATTCAAATCTAGTCCTTTATTGTAGACACTATTAGCTATTTATTGTGCAAATAGCTAATaccaaaataaagaaagaattGAATACATTTCCTATAGAAAATGGTATGAACATATTTTATCATTAATGCAAAGATCACATATCTATGAATAAGGCACGTGCATtgctacatttttaaaagatgtatgatataacattttttaaatctcaTCCAAGACATCTTTATTTGTAATTGACTCTTATATCAAATGCGTTTAAGTAATGAGTTTTCTACATCGAAATACACTTACTTAAATGTTAAGTATTTATGTGGATGGATTTAAAGTCAACTACTCACCCTCTTTTAAACTACCATCGAAAACTTTGTCCTCCGGAacccattttctttttcttttggcgTTGTGTGATAAACCACCATGTGCAAATTTGTTATTGAAGTGTTTTCCTCTAAACGGACCTTGACTTTTTGCGTTTTGTCTTAAAGGAGCCATGTTTTTAGCTAGTATGTGGACAACACGGATGGTTCTCGTGTAGAGACGCACAATAATGACGTACGGATAGTCGCAAGGCATTACTAATCAAAATAAGCACCATTTGTGTGAGGGCAATGTATTCACCCATAGAACAAAACGCTGACTAGTACACCCAACATGGCCGCGCATTTGGTCGCTCAGACGAATTATATCCTGATTTGACTACTTACGTCTTAAAGATAGAAAATGTGTCAACAGCTGCAGCTTTCACGAAATTTTCTCACTTTTCTGTGCCCGTGAACAATGGCATTTAATGACCTGCCTATTGAAACTTTAAAAAGGAAGATAGATGAAGCTCAGCGCTTTCTCTCCATATCGTTAAGCATCTCGAATGCGCACACAGTGGACTTTTACACGCGTGATGTTTGGAGCACGTTCATGTGTGTGAGTCCAGAAGAAGTGTTGTGTGCTATCAGTTCCACACATGAGCACACGGGGGCGGTAGAAGGTAAGATGGTCTTAATATGAATACTATGTACAAATATTCGTTTGCAATATATAATGaagtcattttttaaagtaaaaaagaaattgtggtttaaaaaaataaaatgctaagAATTATATTGACTAATATTATATGCTATATGCTTGActaataggcctattatataattttttctaacatttactaaaaatacTACATTATTTTGTGgagtaaaatgtataattaatttgatcaatatttaattattaatttgatatactaatacaaacattaatttaatcagTACAACTACATTACAACAGGGCTGCCAATGTGACTTTTGAGCTCAGCTTGGACTGGAGTGAGAATTATTCAATTGATAAGGTTGCGATTCGATTTCGATTCAATATCTATTCATTTTTGGATATATACATGGATATATAGCACGTTAATTACTATGTACTAATGTTGTAAACAGGGAACCTTGTCTGCTGGTTATTAAAGGATAAATTTAACAACTGGTTTGTATACAAATTGACGTTTTTGTAATAATAACGTAATGATATTTAATGATATAagagtaaatatatttaaaattgtaatacagtgcatatatttgTCAAAATTTCCCTCTCCAGAGTTATTTTTCAGCTGACTATCGATACAttctttcctgaggtaaatgtaacgtACGTTACGTAACGTACGTGACTGACACGCTACGTACGTGACTGTTTACtgatatataatttattgatgtttttcagtggttgaaaaaaaatgagatgggagaaaaaattatatttcaatgcttttgcattcccTCAATAAAATTTCCATTCGTTCAATTAATATTAGGTGTGCGCATTGAAAAAACTATACTTCAATGTTTTTGATAGTGAACACAAAATCATTTTTCCTCCCATTTTCCCCCATCACCATGTTCTCTTAGGAGCTCTGTAGTACTTGtataattgtatacaatgtaTATTTTATGCTCTATTGAAGTAAAGTACATTGGACACTATTTAATCTTCTGTAGTAATAGTGTTTTTGCTTTTAGAGAAGAAAAACACCACATTTGGTTTCTGCAATGCCTCAAAGAAGCTGGTGGACATATCAGCCCTGCTGAGGGCAGCCAAATCCCACTGTTTACCGGGTCTGGGGGTCTGTATGCAGCTGGAAGAGCTGATGCAGAATTTCAAACTGATCTATGGAGACACTATAGCAGGTAACCACAGTCAGACCAGAAGCACTGAAAAGCACAATTACATTCCCCATAGATctttattgtgattattatGCATGTCACATTCAGGTTATTAAAAGGTTATATCTCATGCATTGTCTATAATTTCCATAGGAGAGTCATCAGACAAAGTTCTTGTTCCAGATGAGTTTATGAACTGTAAGAAGGCCCATGAAGTGCAGGCAATGTCTGAGGTTGTGTCTAGTTTGGCCGAATGCTGCCGAGTCAAACAGGtaagaatgtttaaaatgtaatttagttacatgtttttgcatctttttcatcatctgtttcttcatctCAGGTGATAGACGTGGGTTCGGGGAAAGGATACCTGTGCTCCTATCTATCCATGCGGTTTAATCTACAGGTATTCGGTATCGACTCCTCCAGCACCAACACACATGGAGCTCAGGAGAGGAACAGGAAGCTGAAGAAGTTCTCCAAAGCCTATCGGAAACAGAACAGAGCTGCTGGGAATCAAGCTTTAGACAGTGAAGATGGGAGTAAACAACCCAGCAGAAACTGTGAGAACAGTGATGGCAGCAAAAACTTTATTACAAAGGAAACGGGAAGTTTTGTAGCTCAAGTGGAAACCAGTGATTTATCAAAACAAGTCACCAGTGATTTATCCGCTTCAGATAATGCCACATTAGACCCCAGTGATTCGAATGCAGGAAGCAGCTTCCTCAGCATGCTGTCTCCAGACGTCATAGAGGACGCTTCTCCTCGTGTCCACCCCAGCCAGCTGAGCCTGGAGGAaagagagaagaggaagagggagAATCTGGAGAGGAAAGCTCGAGAAGGGAGAGGGAACGACAGCGACAGCAGCCTGTTTTCACCTCTGACCTCATATGTCACTGCAGAAACTGAACTCAAGACGCTGATCACAGAGCTGGAGGTGAGTGGATGTCAGAACACAGGTTTCAACCCGAGGACGAAAAATAGTGTACtactaatattataatttataattcaatataaaatacaataataataataatagtaaaattatttaaaatgtatatatttatatattataaatatatataatttataaatatatatttaattgaaaaatgtattaaataatttgattaattattaaaaaaatagtaataataatttatcaaatgtattattttgtaatgaaattattgttgttttattattaaaatatttatttcatgattttatacgtttattattaataatagcctaaattaaaacatatttaatatttataatataattgtagttattactactattactaataCCCCTATTACTACCACtactacaaataataataataactatttatacatttaaattgaaaaattttaataaataatttgataaattttttaaatagtaattataatttataatatgtattatttttaatgaatacatttttgttgttgtattattaaataaaaaatgaatttattattcaatacattattgttattattaaataattaaataaataaacaaataattattttttttcaattgaaattaaattaaattataatataattgtaGTTATTACTAATACCCCTACTATTACtactacaaataataataataataactatttatacatttaaatagaaaatttgtaataaataatttgattgagttttaaaaaaaaaaatagtaataataatttatatgtattattttttaatgaatacatttttgttgttgtattattaaagaaaaaaatatgtaattcattctttaatacaatattgttattattaaataattaaataaataaataattattttaatatttttttcaattgaaattaaattaaattaaattataatataattgtaGTTATGCCTACTATTACTACCCCTACtactacaaataataataatgataactattattgttataatactactactactaataataatacaaataaatattattattattattattattattattaaagaattTGTCATTGTTGTCTTTTTAGTATCATACCATTTTTCTCACACAGTATAAATGAGTGTTATATAGCAGCCTTTGGATTTTAGGAGCCTAAAAATCCTAGTTTGGTGCTGAAGCTGTATGTTTCCTTACTAATTGAATCCATTTGGTCCAtaatacaacttttttttttttttcattgtgaaTGTGTTGTGAGTTAATTTCATATGACATTCTCCCAGGATCAAATAATTCATGTGTACTAAACTCATATAATAGCACAAGAGTCACGCTATGCTGAAATAGCTGTCCAGCTGTGGGCTTTGATTATAGAGCTGAAGTTGTATCATTGCTATTACAGCTCAGCGAAACGCCTGCGATTATCCTAATCATGTTAATTAGGTGAAATTGAGCTCAAGAATGGAGAGGGACTTGGATGTGTCCATAGCAAATTATTTATGATCAATGAGAGATGGCAAATGGTCTGTGTTGATTTCGCCAAATTacccttttctctctctccctctttcttTTCTCTGGCCGGTACCCAGGATGCAGTTCTGGTTGGCCTGCATACGTGTGGAGATTTGGCCCCCAGCACTCTGCGGATGTTCAGGGCCAAACAGGAGCTGCGGGCCGTTTGCAGTGTGGGCTGCTGCTACCACCTGCTTTCTGAAGAGTTTGATCAGGACAGACAGGGTAAGAGCACTTCCTGTttgtacacagacacacacacacacacacacacacacacacacacagagagagagagagagagagagagagagagagagagagagagagagagatctctCAAACTGGCTGCCCAAGTCTTCAAACAAGATGAGATGTGTGTAATTGTGGTTCTTTGCATAATGTTCTTTCCAGCAGTGTACAAATACTGTGCCAATCCTGGGtcaaaaaatatacaataaacaataataataacaaaaacaacaacaaaaataatgtattatcataattattattattataaaatctaTCAATTAGAgtaattgttgttgttgcttgtttattaaataaaaaatctaattaataataataataatatttattatttaacaacaacaacaacaataatgtattattcaatataaaatagtaattaatacattttaaaacatataataataataataattattattattattacttattaaagtgttttatttttcaatgaataataaattgctgttgttttatttatttattacataaattaaatatttctttaatttcattaataatttaattaattatgtaataataatgattgttactattattaatataattattatttttaattattaatataataataataataataattattattttttatttgcagaCACAGTGCATATTTACAGTTATGGTGatatataatatcatataaaTCTGTACAGGTATGTACAGATGTGTTAATAACTTTAAATACTTGATCTGTGGCTCATTGGGTATGTAGGTCAGTGACCCCCCCCCTACCACCACCCAGTAGCCAAACCTAagaaaggaaaagaaagaaagaaaaaaagaaaaacactccCTCCTTGGATTGTCAACACGTCCATGCCCCGTTCAACCCTGTCTAATTCTCTTtcttttacaaatatatatctTCAGTTTGTTTTCCCTGCTCTTgtgttattaatataattataatgtctatattatttgtattattaaagaatttattaaataaagaaTTTGACAGGGTTTTTTGCAGTCCTGTGCCAATTCTGGatgtaaaataatatgaaaaatgtaaaaatgtaaaataataataacaacaacaacacaataaGGTATTGTTCAATATAAAAACAATCTGATTGGTCCCTATTGACTTTAATTGTATTGataaaaaacactgaaacatttaaaaaatatatacttttgtgttctgcagataAAATGAAGAATCCttgtcatttttaggtgaactatccttttaacacATGGTGCAAGTCCCAAGAGAGCACGTGGTTACTGTCAATCTCTCTCTTTCACCTTCTCTTAGACACTTTCTCTAGAGGagacaaaatataatattttgatCACATAATTACTGCCGATTGTTCAGCGTCCAGTGCTATGAAGCACAGCAAGACTATAATAATGTCTCATTGTCTTTTAAAGCCTGGTGATCACATCACAGACCCTCAATTGCTACAGGGACAGAGCTAAACACATGAAGTGTGTTCAAATGTTGGACTGACATCACAAACACTGCCCCCCTCCACACACTGTGTGTTTGATCTCACAGAATCAAGAAGAGTCAGTACAACATGTGGTGTTTTCAGCATGATGATGTCAGAGTTTTCAGGGCTCGAGCGGCTCACTTTACAAGCACGTTTGTTCTGAAGAAACTAAACGGAAAGAAACAAATGCAGCTCCAATGGAAATACACATTGTGCCTTTTAGTGTCAAAAACCTGGCATGAATACAGCATCATGCTGTGCATTTAaatgtgaagtgtgtaatttttgtGCTACTAGCTGTGACCACAGAATGACAAAGATTTTGCATTGATTTTGAGTTTTGCTTGCTTGATTATAATTAACAGCCTAATACTTTTTCTGTGATCTCTCTGCAAAAGGCCTGCATTTGCTGACTTAATTCAAAAGAGCCCATGCAATGTCTTCTACtgaaacaggaaacaggaaatcCCACCCACAAACTTCATTAGTTAAGCAGTCAATCTGTGAATGTCTCACTTACAGATGtctttgtgcataaaattggtATTTTCATCAAACATATTACACACATCAGCTTTAAACCTTGTTTTATTGGGAATACACAAACTCAAACTGAAGGTCCTTCAGTTCAAAACCCCGCAGCGATTGGTCGACTCATGACTCATGAAAGATCACTCACAATGAGTCAGATGTTTCGTAATGAAATCACTAATATTGTGTTGCACACTGtcctttttttttacacacagcTCATTCCATTCAACtattagtgaggacattgcatagacttccattgattttatatcaggttaatgatattttctatcaccCAACCcaacccctacccctaaacgtACCCATCACAAAAACATGTGCAAAACAttagacttaaaaaaaaaaacttgttttggCCAATTTGTAAGCCTTTTAAATGAGTGAGGTCCAGTAAAATGTCCTCACTAGTCGGTTGTCATAGTAATTCACTAtataagtgaggacatttggcCCTCACAAGTATAGCCAAACCCGtacacacacgcatacacacatATTTCAGGCCTGTGCTGGACTCTGGATCCTGTTCAGTTTGGCATGGTTTAGATTAGCATGATATCTGGAGTAAACAGTGTTTATCTACACCACGAATAAGCCCCAAACCACAGCGTGGGTCTTGTTTGAATGGCCTGTGCTCAACAGGTTCTTATCCACAAAATGTTCAGTGTTTGGAGATCTGCTTTAGTTTTAACATACCCTAAAAAGTCTGTttatatttgacaaaaaaaaaaaaaaaatacagtaaaaacagcaatattgtaaaataaccagtgttgggggtaaagCATTGCAAGTAAGTTAAGTtgcataatcagattactttttcaagtaactagcaaagtaacattactttttcaatttacaacaaaatatctaatatctactttttcaaataactaacacaagttactttttcacattttttgacTGACATCTCTCTTGttcccatgttgagagaaataaagtgcagaggtgttgtgtgcgctgtgtaaacatgatggttattatagttctagactaaatgtgcatgcatttactcatcgcacttgcacaaaaacattcagtattcctcaaaataagTAAAAACAGTGAGATGCCATCTCTGAtttttatgcaaacctgtaataattaactatattaaattacacaaatatacttcatgtatttaatctcactttattagcCAGTGTCTTTGTTGCTGATCTTCGATGATCCAGTTCAActatactaataagcaaaaatgactttagattagatttagaaataagagtgttgtaTTCTTCTCGAATGGCGGCACAGATGTAAGGTTTGTTTGCGCtacgccctctactgtacaggcgtaaatttgcttttccttcagcctgaggcttattcgtttcacttttgatgtgaaagggccttaacatttgccaaaaatagaactttttttgttattttgttattaaaaatcaaacaagcaagcacagcccaggtgagaaaaagtaactttttcttaaaaagtaactaagtaactcaattagttacttttttagggagtaatgcaatattgtaattctaaaagtaactttctccaatattgaaaatatcattacaatttaaaataactggcatatattttaatatattttaaaatgtaaaaattttgttaaactttaaatgttaaaatttattcctgtgatggcaaacctgaattttcagcatcattactccagacttcagtgtcacatgatccttcagcaatcattgtaatatgctgatttggtgcgtaagaaacatttcttattatcaatgttgaaaatggtgtgaaactattttttccagaattctttgatgaatagaaagttcaaaagaacagcatttatttgaaatataaatcaatTTCGATCAGTTTTAATGCAtcgttgctgaataaaagcaaaatttgtttaaaaaacaaatcatcTTAcacaccccaaacttttgaacggtagctaaAATGCATTTGATTCTGCTTCTCTGTTTTTTTGGTCAGGGTGTATCAGCGGTGTGTGTGGTTTCCCCATGAGTCAGTATCTGAAGGATCAGGCCTGTTTCTGTGGTCGAAATGCCAGGATGTCAGCATGTCTCGTAAGTCTGCCTCACACGTCACTGAAACATCTCACATTGCCCATCTTCAACCACATCCTTTGCTTATTAGCTGAATGTTATGCAAAAGTTAATCATGATAATCAAGTGATCTTTTTGGTTTATTTAGATAAACACACAGTGTATCTGCTATTAAACTGAAGGTGACTATCAAACCATGTCACCATATCACTACTGCTTCAATTCAAGCATGTTCTCAGCAGCCTTGGCTAATGTTGAGCTCTTCACAAACTCTTTTTTCCCCTTCTCAGGCTCT
Above is a genomic segment from Megalobrama amblycephala isolate DHTTF-2021 linkage group LG14, ASM1881202v1, whole genome shotgun sequence containing:
- the ccdc59 gene encoding thyroid transcription factor 1-associated protein 26 homolog — protein: MPCDYPYVIIVRLYTRTIRVVHILAKNMAPLRQNAKSQGPFRGKHFNNKFAHGGLSHNAKRKRKWVPEDKVFDGSLKEGQGFAFKRKEKVRHEYNKLLRKERKKKQASKVQLEENYPEHLRHLYQAERKRLDEEEQEKKIKRCKGRARDEETEADDELNMVSDTLDSSEKHVIKTTDQTTAPDSSNEPTQSDSSHKVLFIQKKHKMSSYQKTKQEYERMKEERARKREEFLKDKSQREEALKKYKEKKMATYQMLKRKTKKGQPNLNLQMELLLQKIQDQSK
- the mettl25 gene encoding methyltransferase-like protein 25, whose product is MAFNDLPIETLKRKIDEAQRFLSISLSISNAHTVDFYTRDVWSTFMCVSPEEVLCAISSTHEHTGAVEEKKNTTFGFCNASKKLVDISALLRAAKSHCLPGLGVCMQLEELMQNFKLIYGDTIAGESSDKVLVPDEFMNCKKAHEVQAMSEVVSSLAECCRVKQVIDVGSGKGYLCSYLSMRFNLQVFGIDSSSTNTHGAQERNRKLKKFSKAYRKQNRAAGNQALDSEDGSKQPSRNCENSDGSKNFITKETGSFVAQVETSDLSKQVTSDLSASDNATLDPSDSNAGSSFLSMLSPDVIEDASPRVHPSQLSLEEREKRKRENLERKAREGRGNDSDSSLFSPLTSYVTAETELKTLITELEDAVLVGLHTCGDLAPSTLRMFRAKQELRAVCSVGCCYHLLSEEFDQDRQGCISGVCGFPMSQYLKDQACFCGRNARMSACLALERVSAGGGLPMESLFYRAVLHVILQYHYDCFKSEKRVGNVYSKASSFVDYVRRALRKLDLDETKLSDADIQSYHDRYRPRMNEMVAFNMLKVTLAPCIEGLILLDRLCYLKEQENVSHSALVQLFDPLQSPRCYAVVGIKESTV